In the Tautonia rosea genome, one interval contains:
- a CDS encoding Nramp family divalent metal transporter, whose protein sequence is MAISAWIKRILGSLGPGLIIASVCLGPGSVTTASKIGAEYGYALIWVVVCAAAAMMMYTVMGARFGATQVRSFLQAVADHYGRWFAVLIGLAAFLMSASFQFGNNLGVTTATASVTDNWASRNLSAMLGRSVAEEQIWPFVFTGTAILMVAFTKNLYRLIERVMIVLVLIMIVAFFTNLVVARPNLAEAAAGLVPQVPKGDGTITVMAAMVGTTFVLHACLYQAYLVQSKGWRLPDVRKSLIDSIVGITLLSTISILIILTSAAALRPRGIVIQDAAEMALQLEATFGPMAKFIFCLGFWAAAFSSIPVNALVGGGLLADGLGLGSRMDQPWPRRFALGIMVIGMLIATMPQENRANALVIAQAATMLAVPAVGIGMFLMLNNRSVMGRFANSWRQNILAGFGLLLVLVLSVATYGKLIDQIGKVREQWRTEAATTAVPASVEVEPVDESD, encoded by the coding sequence ATGGCGATCTCTGCTTGGATCAAGCGAATCCTGGGCTCGCTCGGGCCGGGGCTGATCATTGCGTCGGTCTGTCTCGGTCCAGGGAGCGTGACAACGGCCTCGAAGATCGGGGCTGAGTACGGGTATGCCTTGATCTGGGTGGTCGTGTGCGCGGCGGCGGCCATGATGATGTATACGGTCATGGGCGCGCGCTTCGGGGCGACGCAGGTCCGGTCGTTCCTGCAGGCGGTGGCCGATCACTACGGCCGATGGTTTGCGGTCCTGATCGGTCTGGCGGCCTTCTTGATGTCAGCCAGCTTCCAGTTCGGCAACAACCTCGGGGTTACGACCGCGACGGCCAGCGTGACAGATAACTGGGCCTCGCGGAACCTCTCGGCCATGCTCGGCCGGTCGGTGGCCGAGGAGCAGATCTGGCCCTTCGTCTTCACCGGCACAGCGATTCTGATGGTCGCCTTCACGAAGAACCTCTATCGGCTGATTGAGCGGGTGATGATCGTGCTGGTGCTGATCATGATCGTCGCCTTCTTCACGAACCTGGTGGTGGCTCGGCCGAACCTGGCCGAAGCGGCCGCGGGGCTCGTTCCTCAGGTGCCGAAGGGAGACGGTACGATCACCGTGATGGCGGCGATGGTGGGGACGACCTTTGTCTTGCATGCCTGTCTCTATCAAGCGTACCTGGTGCAGTCGAAGGGCTGGCGCTTGCCAGACGTCCGCAAGAGCCTGATCGACTCGATCGTCGGGATCACGTTGCTGTCGACGATCAGCATCCTGATCATCCTCACCTCGGCGGCGGCCCTGCGGCCTCGCGGAATTGTGATCCAGGATGCCGCCGAGATGGCCCTGCAACTGGAGGCGACCTTCGGGCCGATGGCCAAGTTCATCTTCTGCCTCGGGTTCTGGGCGGCGGCCTTCTCGTCGATCCCGGTCAACGCCCTGGTCGGCGGGGGTCTGCTGGCCGATGGGCTGGGGCTTGGCTCGCGGATGGACCAGCCCTGGCCGAGGCGGTTCGCCTTGGGGATCATGGTCATCGGCATGCTCATCGCCACGATGCCGCAGGAAAACCGGGCCAATGCCCTGGTGATCGCCCAGGCCGCGACAATGCTGGCGGTGCCGGCCGTGGGGATCGGCATGTTCCTGATGCTCAACAATCGCTCGGTCATGGGGCGGTTTGCGAACTCGTGGCGTCAGAACATCCTGGCGGGCTTCGGGTTGCTGCTAGTGTTGGTCCTCTCGGTGGCGACCTATGGGAAGTTGATCGACCAGATCGGCAAGGTTCGGGAGCAGTGGCGGACGGAGGCGGCGACAACCGCAGTTCCGGCTTCCGTCGAGGTCGAACCAGTGGACGAATCGGACTAG